A part of Paenibacillus donghaensis genomic DNA contains:
- a CDS encoding YhgE/Pip domain-containing protein, whose amino-acid sequence MKSLSVFAKDLGSALRNPKVLIPLFVVLFIPVLYSGLFLKAFWDPYGKMNELPVAVVNQDKGADYEGRKLTAGSDLVEELKKTDGFQWNFVTREQADAGLKDSTYYMAIVVPEDFSSKATTLLDADPQPAQIIFEPNEGYNFLAGQIGGTAVKDIKAKVSAKVTEAYTESVFDKITEISSGIGEAGDGATKIADGASKLDDGTLKLEENLQLLTDGTGKLLDGVKPLTEGVAELNTGAAALESGTSTLASGLAQLSSAHKQLQDGVVQSTAGSKQLSSGLAKSEAGAAKLQAGTQAAVDGTAKLEAGTAGVVDGSAKLEAGLTSSTEGSAKLEAGLKASADGSAKVTEGAQAVAAGLKQLAESNPQLAASPAMQKLLAASSSVAAGSEQLQQSQQQLAEGAVALHSGQQQLAAGASQLHSGAQQLDVGVSQLHTGAQQLSEGSGQLHSAQQQLVAGAAKLAGGGDKLTAGMQQFGAKLKEAAAGGSKLADGGKALEAGTSTLLSGAQQLGSGISSVADGSKQLHTGAGELKDGMDALKSGSTELATKLGDAAEKTAAVNSSDALVHMFAEPVVIDEHRVNEVPNYGTGFAPYFLSLGLFVGALICTLVIPMRDSEVIGASRFNRFISRTLTFSMMSVLQSILAAAVLLYGLGLEVQSVPLFYAFTFITSLAFMWMIQAIVTWLDQPGRFVVIVVLILQLTTSAGTFPLELIPGWMKFFNPLLPMTYSVRGYKAVISTGDYSVMWSDAGTLAIYGLVFLAFTLVYFMTRDRQSEAAMKSEQVLTV is encoded by the coding sequence ATGAAATCATTATCTGTTTTTGCCAAGGACCTCGGCTCCGCTTTGAGAAATCCCAAGGTGCTGATTCCCTTATTTGTAGTTTTGTTTATCCCTGTTCTGTACAGCGGATTGTTCCTGAAGGCATTCTGGGATCCGTATGGCAAAATGAATGAATTGCCTGTCGCTGTAGTCAATCAAGATAAGGGTGCGGACTATGAAGGCCGTAAGCTCACCGCAGGCAGTGATCTGGTGGAGGAGCTGAAGAAGACGGACGGCTTCCAATGGAACTTCGTCACCCGCGAGCAGGCGGACGCCGGTCTTAAGGACAGTACCTATTATATGGCGATTGTCGTTCCGGAAGACTTCTCTTCCAAGGCCACTACGCTGCTGGATGCTGATCCTCAGCCGGCACAGATTATCTTTGAACCGAATGAAGGCTACAACTTCCTGGCCGGCCAGATCGGTGGTACCGCAGTGAAGGACATCAAGGCGAAGGTATCCGCGAAGGTGACGGAGGCTTACACTGAATCGGTTTTTGACAAAATTACTGAAATCTCCAGCGGAATCGGCGAAGCCGGCGACGGCGCCACCAAGATTGCCGATGGCGCCTCGAAGCTGGATGACGGCACGCTGAAGCTGGAGGAGAACCTGCAGTTGTTGACTGACGGCACCGGCAAATTGCTGGATGGCGTTAAGCCGCTTACCGAAGGTGTGGCCGAGCTGAATACCGGTGCAGCCGCACTGGAATCCGGCACCAGCACACTGGCCAGCGGACTTGCGCAGCTGTCCTCCGCCCACAAGCAGCTGCAGGACGGCGTGGTGCAATCCACGGCCGGCAGCAAGCAGCTGAGCAGCGGCCTTGCCAAGAGTGAGGCCGGTGCAGCGAAGTTGCAGGCCGGAACCCAGGCGGCCGTAGACGGCACCGCCAAGCTGGAGGCCGGCACCGCCGGTGTAGTGGACGGCAGTGCGAAGCTGGAAGCCGGCCTGACGTCCTCGACTGAAGGCAGCGCCAAGCTGGAAGCGGGCCTGAAGGCCTCTGCGGACGGCAGCGCCAAGGTTACCGAAGGCGCTCAGGCCGTGGCCGCCGGGCTGAAGCAGCTGGCGGAGAGCAATCCGCAGCTGGCTGCAAGCCCGGCCATGCAGAAGCTGCTGGCCGCCAGCAGCAGTGTGGCGGCAGGCAGTGAGCAGCTGCAGCAGAGCCAGCAGCAGCTTGCCGAAGGCGCAGTCGCGCTGCACAGTGGGCAGCAGCAGCTGGCCGCAGGCGCAAGCCAGCTGCACAGCGGTGCGCAGCAGCTGGACGTTGGCGTTAGCCAGCTGCACACCGGCGCGCAGCAGCTGAGTGAGGGCAGCGGCCAGCTGCACTCGGCCCAGCAGCAGCTGGTTGCAGGCGCAGCCAAGCTGGCAGGCGGCGGCGACAAGCTGACCGCCGGCATGCAGCAGTTCGGCGCGAAGCTGAAGGAAGCTGCCGCAGGCGGCAGCAAGCTGGCCGACGGCGGCAAGGCGCTGGAGGCCGGAACCTCCACGCTGCTGAGCGGCGCGCAGCAGCTGGGCAGCGGCATCAGCTCTGTGGCTGACGGCTCCAAGCAGCTGCACACCGGTGCAGGCGAGCTGAAGGACGGAATGGATGCGCTGAAATCCGGTTCCACCGAGCTGGCTACCAAGCTGGGCGATGCAGCTGAGAAGACTGCAGCGGTGAATTCCTCCGATGCCCTGGTTCATATGTTTGCCGAGCCAGTAGTTATTGATGAGCATCGTGTAAATGAAGTGCCGAACTACGGTACTGGTTTTGCCCCTTACTTCTTGTCCCTGGGATTGTTCGTCGGTGCATTGATCTGTACGCTGGTGATCCCGATGCGGGATTCCGAGGTCATCGGAGCCAGCCGCTTCAACCGTTTCATCAGCCGTACACTGACCTTCTCGATGATGAGTGTGCTGCAGTCGATCCTGGCTGCTGCCGTGCTGCTCTACGGACTTGGTCTCGAAGTGCAGAGTGTTCCCTTATTCTATGCCTTCACCTTTATTACAAGCCTTGCCTTCATGTGGATGATTCAGGCGATTGTAACCTGGCTTGACCAGCCGGGACGTTTCGTGGTCATTGTGGTTCTGATTCTGCAACTGACTACAAGTGCAGGCACCTTCCCGCTGGAGCTGATTCCAGGCTGGATGAAATTCTTCAACCCGCTGCTGCCTATGACCTATAGTGTCAGAGGATACAAGGCTGTGATTTCAACAGGAGATTATAGTGTAATGTGGAGCGACGCAGGTACGCTGGCAATCTATGGACTGGTCTTCCTTGCCTTCACGCTGGTCTACTTCATGACAAGAGACCGTCAAAGTGAAGCTGCCATGAAAAGTGAACAAGTTTTGACTGTATAA
- the gltB gene encoding glutamate synthase large subunit encodes MRHTELPGKQGLYDPQFEKDACGMGFVAHIKGKPSHDIVSNALTMLFNMEHRGGQGAEPNSGDGAGIMLQIPHRFFAGEAQKLGFELPEQGQYGVGMIFLSQNEEIRSRHEALLSDIIAEEGQEVIGYRDVPTYDEMLGKTAKAAKPNVRQVFIGRSAGITDDLSFERKLYVIRRRAELAIRYGGVEEGESFYMPSMSCLKIVYKGMLTTEQVGQFYLDLQNEELESAIALVHSRFSTNTFPSWERAHPYRFMIHNGEINTLRGNVNWMHARQSLFKSEVFGESLSQIKPVVNPDGSDTAMFDNTFEFLYLSGRSLPHVAMMMVPEPWSNHTSMDAKKRDFYEYHSTLMEPWDGPAAMGFTDGIQIGAILDRNGLRPARYYVTKDDMIILSSEAGVLDIPAENILYKDRLRPGRMLLVDTKEGRIISDEEVKAGITSEQPYRQWLDEHLISLSDLPDAPELPNPKHDNVLQLQQSFGYTFEDLRKVLEPMASTGAEAVVSMGYDSPLAVLSDRPQRLYNYFKQMFAQVTNPPIDAIREELVTSTTTTIGPERNLLKPEPESCRHITLETPILSNEEFAKIRHVRRAGFKSMSIPILFPAELGAEGMRTALERMNEAADRVMAKGHNILILSDRGVDRENAAIPALLAVSSLHHHLIRQGTRTKVSILLESGEPREVHHYALLLGYGVSAVNPYLAFESLDDMIGQGLLRGISHEKAIKNYIKAATKSVVKILSKMGISTIQSYRGAQIFEAVGLNSEFVDRYFTWTPSRIGGIGLEEVAAEALIHHTRAFTDKDGNDKVLDSGGEYQWRSDGEEHLFNPQTIHLLQHSVRSGDYSLYKKYAALVQGESKKHQTLRSLLEFNSKNEPIPLEEVESVEAIMRRFKTGAMSFGSISKEAHETLAIAMNRIGGKSNTGEGGEDPARFIPDSNGDSRRSAIKQVASGRFGVTSNYLVNADEIQIKMAQGAKPGEGGQLPGRKVYPWVAEVRGSTAGVGLISPPPHHDIYSIEDLAELIYDLKNANPRANINVKLVSEVGVGTIAAGVAKGRADIILISGYDGGTGASPMNSIRHAGLPWELGLAETHQTLMLNNLRDRVVLETDGKMLSGRDLAVAILLGAEEYGFSTAPLVAVGCIMMRVCQMDTCPVGVATQNPELRKNFTGDPQHVVNFMTFVAQDLREIMASLGFRTIQEMVGRTDCLDAVHASYHWKKRGVDLSSLLHTPQLAEGSTRFRSKRQNHGLEETLDVSKLLDLAAPALESGTAVEASLPITNVNRAVGTILGSELTRKYGAAGLPEDTIRLHFTGSAGQSLGAFMPKGITITVDGDSNDYVGKGLSGGKIIIKPSPKATFAAEENIIIGNTALYGATSGEAYISGIAGERFAVRNSGAKVVVEGVGDHGCEYMTGGRVVVLGETGRNFAAGMSGGIAYVYDPDNSFVSRCNLEMVLLERVEEADETEELRSLILRHTELTGSSVGQRVLDTWADSLPRFARVIPKDYKRMLEQIRKVEQTGLTGEAALMAAFEANMRELARVGG; translated from the coding sequence ATGAGACACACTGAACTGCCCGGCAAACAGGGCCTGTATGATCCCCAGTTCGAAAAAGATGCTTGCGGCATGGGCTTCGTAGCCCATATCAAAGGCAAGCCGTCCCATGATATTGTTAGCAATGCTTTGACCATGCTGTTTAATATGGAGCACCGCGGAGGCCAGGGGGCCGAACCTAACTCGGGTGACGGCGCGGGTATTATGCTGCAGATTCCACACCGTTTTTTTGCCGGCGAAGCGCAGAAGCTTGGCTTTGAGCTTCCGGAGCAGGGACAGTATGGTGTGGGTATGATCTTTTTGTCTCAGAACGAAGAAATCCGCAGCCGCCATGAAGCTCTGCTGAGCGATATTATCGCTGAAGAAGGCCAGGAAGTGATCGGCTACCGCGATGTGCCTACCTACGATGAGATGCTGGGCAAGACGGCCAAAGCGGCCAAGCCTAATGTCCGCCAGGTGTTCATCGGCCGCAGCGCAGGAATTACAGACGATCTGTCCTTTGAACGCAAGCTGTATGTTATCCGCAGACGCGCGGAGCTGGCTATCCGCTACGGCGGTGTGGAAGAAGGCGAATCCTTCTATATGCCAAGCATGTCATGTCTCAAGATTGTTTACAAGGGCATGCTGACCACAGAGCAGGTGGGCCAGTTCTACCTGGATCTGCAGAATGAGGAGCTGGAATCGGCAATTGCACTGGTCCACTCCCGTTTCAGCACCAACACCTTCCCAAGCTGGGAGCGGGCGCATCCGTACCGCTTCATGATCCACAATGGGGAGATCAACACCCTGCGCGGCAACGTCAACTGGATGCATGCCCGCCAGTCGCTGTTCAAGAGTGAAGTGTTCGGGGAATCCCTTAGCCAGATCAAGCCGGTTGTGAATCCTGACGGCTCGGATACAGCGATGTTTGACAATACCTTTGAATTTCTCTATCTCAGCGGACGCTCTTTGCCCCATGTGGCCATGATGATGGTTCCTGAACCTTGGAGCAACCATACAAGCATGGATGCGAAGAAGAGAGACTTCTACGAATATCACAGCACGCTGATGGAGCCTTGGGATGGCCCGGCAGCGATGGGCTTCACCGATGGTATCCAGATCGGTGCCATTCTTGACCGCAACGGCTTGCGTCCGGCGCGTTATTATGTAACCAAAGACGATATGATTATTCTGTCCTCGGAAGCGGGCGTGCTTGATATCCCTGCCGAGAACATTCTATACAAAGACCGGCTGAGACCAGGGCGGATGCTGCTGGTCGATACGAAGGAAGGCCGGATTATTTCCGATGAGGAAGTGAAGGCAGGAATTACTTCTGAACAGCCTTACCGTCAATGGCTGGATGAGCATCTGATCAGCCTGAGCGATCTTCCCGATGCGCCGGAGCTGCCTAATCCGAAGCATGACAACGTGCTGCAGCTGCAGCAATCGTTCGGCTATACCTTCGAGGATCTGCGCAAGGTGCTGGAGCCGATGGCTTCCACCGGCGCTGAAGCGGTGGTATCGATGGGATATGATTCTCCGCTCGCTGTGCTTTCCGACCGTCCGCAGCGTCTTTACAATTATTTCAAACAAATGTTCGCCCAGGTAACCAATCCGCCGATAGATGCCATCCGTGAAGAGCTCGTTACGTCCACGACGACAACGATTGGACCGGAGCGCAATCTGCTGAAGCCGGAACCGGAGAGCTGCCGCCATATCACACTGGAGACGCCGATTCTGTCCAACGAGGAATTCGCGAAGATCCGTCATGTCCGCCGTGCAGGCTTCAAGTCGATGTCCATTCCGATTCTGTTCCCTGCGGAGCTGGGAGCGGAAGGCATGCGCACTGCGCTTGAACGGATGAACGAGGCTGCTGACCGCGTAATGGCCAAGGGACATAATATTCTGATCCTGTCGGACCGCGGTGTGGACCGCGAGAATGCGGCAATTCCGGCACTGCTTGCCGTATCCAGCCTGCATCACCATCTGATCCGCCAGGGAACACGGACGAAGGTCAGCATCCTGCTTGAATCCGGCGAACCGCGTGAAGTGCACCACTATGCCCTGCTGCTTGGCTATGGCGTGAGTGCGGTCAATCCTTATCTGGCCTTCGAAAGCCTGGATGACATGATCGGCCAAGGGCTGCTGCGCGGAATCTCGCATGAGAAGGCGATTAAGAACTATATCAAGGCTGCAACGAAGAGCGTAGTGAAGATCCTGTCCAAGATGGGAATCTCGACCATTCAATCCTATCGGGGCGCGCAAATCTTCGAAGCGGTTGGGCTGAATTCCGAATTCGTGGACCGTTACTTCACCTGGACGCCATCCCGCATCGGCGGTATCGGTCTGGAGGAAGTAGCCGCCGAAGCACTGATCCATCACACCCGTGCCTTCACCGACAAGGACGGCAATGACAAGGTGCTGGATTCCGGCGGTGAATACCAATGGCGCAGTGACGGGGAAGAGCATCTGTTCAACCCGCAGACCATTCACCTGCTGCAGCATTCTGTACGCAGCGGTGATTACAGCCTGTATAAGAAATATGCTGCCCTGGTTCAGGGAGAGAGCAAGAAGCACCAGACCCTCCGTTCCCTGCTGGAATTCAATTCGAAGAATGAGCCGATTCCGCTGGAAGAAGTCGAGTCTGTTGAAGCAATCATGAGACGCTTCAAGACAGGGGCGATGTCCTTTGGTTCAATCAGCAAGGAAGCGCATGAGACGCTGGCGATCGCCATGAACCGGATCGGCGGCAAGAGCAATACCGGTGAAGGCGGAGAAGATCCGGCCCGGTTCATACCGGACAGCAACGGCGATTCCCGCCGCAGTGCGATCAAGCAGGTCGCTTCGGGACGTTTCGGGGTTACTTCGAATTATCTGGTCAACGCAGATGAGATTCAGATCAAGATGGCCCAGGGCGCGAAGCCCGGTGAAGGCGGACAGCTTCCGGGACGCAAGGTGTATCCTTGGGTTGCCGAAGTCCGTGGCTCCACGGCAGGTGTGGGACTGATCTCCCCGCCGCCGCATCATGACATCTATTCTATTGAGGATCTGGCAGAGCTGATCTATGATCTGAAGAATGCCAATCCGCGTGCCAATATTAACGTTAAGCTGGTCTCTGAGGTAGGGGTAGGCACGATCGCAGCCGGTGTTGCCAAAGGGCGTGCCGACATCATTCTGATCAGCGGCTACGACGGCGGAACAGGGGCGTCTCCGATGAACTCCATCCGTCATGCCGGTCTTCCGTGGGAGCTGGGTCTGGCTGAAACCCACCAGACGCTGATGCTGAACAATCTGCGTGACCGCGTCGTGCTGGAAACCGACGGTAAGATGCTGAGCGGCAGAGACCTTGCGGTAGCGATATTGCTTGGTGCCGAAGAATACGGCTTCTCCACAGCTCCGCTTGTAGCTGTAGGCTGCATCATGATGCGGGTATGCCAGATGGATACCTGCCCGGTTGGTGTAGCCACTCAGAATCCGGAGCTGCGCAAGAACTTTACCGGTGATCCGCAGCATGTGGTCAATTTCATGACCTTTGTGGCCCAGGATCTGCGTGAGATCATGGCGAGTCTTGGTTTCCGTACCATTCAGGAGATGGTCGGACGCACGGATTGCCTCGATGCCGTGCATGCTTCCTACCACTGGAAGAAACGTGGCGTGGATCTGTCCAGCCTGCTGCATACGCCGCAGCTGGCAGAAGGGAGCACCCGCTTCCGCAGCAAACGCCAGAATCATGGGCTGGAGGAAACGCTTGACGTTTCCAAACTGCTTGATCTGGCGGCACCTGCTCTGGAGTCGGGAACAGCCGTAGAGGCATCACTGCCGATTACGAACGTGAACCGTGCTGTAGGAACGATCCTTGGCAGTGAGTTGACCCGTAAATACGGAGCGGCAGGCTTGCCTGAAGACACTATCCGCCTTCATTTCACTGGCTCGGCCGGACAGAGTCTCGGAGCGTTCATGCCTAAGGGGATTACGATCACTGTGGATGGCGACTCCAACGATTACGTGGGCAAAGGCCTCTCCGGAGGCAAAATTATCATCAAGCCTTCTCCTAAGGCAACCTTCGCTGCCGAAGAGAATATCATCATCGGCAATACGGCACTTTACGGAGCGACGAGCGGTGAGGCTTACATCAGCGGGATTGCCGGAGAACGTTTTGCAGTCCGCAACTCAGGGGCCAAGGTAGTCGTGGAAGGCGTGGGCGACCATGGCTGTGAATATATGACTGGCGGCCGTGTGGTTGTGCTTGGCGAAACGGGTCGCAACTTCGCGGCAGGGATGTCGGGCGGTATCGCCTACGTCTACGATCCGGACAATTCCTTCGTCAGCCGCTGCAACCTGGAGATGGTGCTGCTGGAGCGTGTGGAGGAAGCGGACGAAACCGAGGAGCTCCGCAGCCTGATTCTCCGTCACACCGAGCTTACCGGAAGTAGTGTCGGACAACGGGTGCTGGATACTTGGGCAGACAGCCTGCCGCGATTCGCACGTGTAATTCCGAAGGACTACAAACGGATGCTGGAGCAGATCCGCAAGGTAGAGCAAACCGGATTAACCGGCGAGGCTGCGCTTATGGCTGCCTTCGAAGCCAATATGCGTGAACTTGCGCGTGTAGGCGGCTAA
- a CDS encoding ABC transporter ATP-binding protein, which yields MPNKANPQEPVARLQGITKKMGSKTLVNDLTLDIPPGQIFGFLGPNGAGKTTTIRMMVGLISISRGDILICGSSIRTQFEEAIANVGAIVENPEMYKFLSGYQNLRQYARMVPGITKERMAEVVELVGLTGRINDKVKTYSLGMRQRLGVAQALLHRPKLLILDEPTNGLDPQGIRELRDYLRRLCHEEGTTVFVSSHLLSEMELMCDSVAIIQNGRLLDVKQLKVVGSKTMPMGETLFEVDDPQAALSVIGRGIFKSGGLVIEAEREEIAELNAKLVAAGLKVYSIKSLSRSLEDQFFEVTGGEGIG from the coding sequence ATGCCGAATAAGGCAAACCCGCAGGAGCCTGTAGCCCGCTTACAGGGTATCACCAAGAAGATGGGCTCCAAAACATTGGTCAATGATCTGACGCTGGATATTCCGCCAGGTCAAATCTTCGGGTTTCTGGGACCCAACGGTGCAGGCAAAACCACAACTATCCGCATGATGGTCGGTCTGATCTCGATCAGCCGGGGAGACATTCTGATCTGCGGAAGCAGTATTAGAACCCAATTCGAAGAAGCTATTGCCAATGTAGGAGCCATCGTCGAGAATCCAGAAATGTACAAATTTCTTAGCGGCTACCAGAATCTGCGCCAATATGCGCGGATGGTGCCGGGCATCACGAAAGAACGGATGGCCGAGGTAGTGGAACTGGTAGGACTGACAGGAAGAATTAATGACAAGGTGAAGACTTATTCGCTGGGGATGAGGCAGAGACTCGGGGTAGCCCAGGCCTTGCTGCACCGGCCGAAGCTGTTGATTCTGGACGAGCCTACGAACGGCCTGGACCCGCAGGGGATACGCGAGCTGCGTGACTATCTGCGCCGCCTATGCCATGAGGAAGGAACAACCGTATTCGTATCGAGCCATCTGCTCTCCGAGATGGAACTGATGTGTGACAGTGTAGCTATTATTCAGAACGGGCGACTGCTGGATGTGAAGCAGCTCAAAGTGGTGGGAAGCAAGACGATGCCGATGGGCGAGACTTTATTCGAGGTGGATGACCCGCAGGCGGCTTTGTCCGTGATAGGCCGTGGTATCTTTAAGAGCGGCGGCCTGGTTATTGAGGCGGAACGTGAGGAAATTGCCGAGCTGAATGCCAAGCTGGTTGCGGCCGGTCTTAAGGTGTACAGCATTAAGTCACTGTCGCGGTCGCTGGAGGATCAATTCTTTGAGGTTACTGGAGGTGAAGGCATTGGGTAA
- a CDS encoding ABC transporter permease, with protein sequence MGNFVSLIHNENIKIYRRIRTWIMLLIVAAMSTLLPVLVYFTSDGESTIGLWSNFQTTTSVSFFLVTIFTVVVAADSVAGEFTWGTVKLLLIRPWSRSKILLSKYLSVVLFSLLSTAVLIAFGLGASYLFSSSTSGGITDAASWTPAEYAFMEILCRYVDLFVTTALAFMVSSVFRASGLAIGLSMFIMFAKDIFVAIFNPDRFEWARYLIFSHMDLRSYLLTDTVGGSTLGFAVGVLAAYYVLFLAVAWIVFRKRDVAA encoded by the coding sequence TTGGGTAATTTTGTATCGCTCATACATAATGAGAATATCAAAATCTACAGACGTATCCGCACATGGATTATGCTGTTGATTGTGGCCGCTATGAGTACGCTGCTGCCTGTATTGGTATATTTCACAAGTGATGGCGAGAGCACAATCGGATTATGGAGCAATTTCCAGACGACCACCAGCGTGTCCTTCTTTCTGGTCACCATCTTTACCGTAGTGGTTGCTGCGGACTCCGTGGCGGGCGAATTCACCTGGGGAACCGTGAAGCTGCTGTTGATCCGCCCGTGGAGCCGCTCCAAAATCCTGCTCTCGAAATACCTTTCGGTAGTGCTGTTCAGCTTGCTGAGTACAGCCGTATTGATCGCTTTTGGTTTAGGCGCGTCATACCTGTTCTCGTCCTCCACTTCAGGGGGAATCACGGATGCTGCTTCCTGGACTCCGGCTGAATATGCGTTTATGGAGATTCTGTGCCGATATGTGGATCTGTTCGTGACCACGGCGCTTGCCTTTATGGTATCAAGCGTATTTCGTGCCAGCGGGCTGGCGATTGGTCTGTCCATGTTTATTATGTTCGCCAAGGACATCTTCGTGGCCATCTTTAACCCGGACCGGTTTGAGTGGGCGAGATATCTGATCTTCAGTCATATGGATCTGCGCAGCTATTTGCTGACGGATACTGTGGGAGGCTCCACGCTGGGCTTTGCCGTGGGTGTGCTGGCTGCTTATTATGTGTTGTTTCTGGCCGTTGCCTGGATTGTGTTCCGCAAAAGAGACGTAGCTGCCTAA
- a CDS encoding bactofilin family protein translates to MWKRGQSLGAYRPTDSLIGHGGTLEGKVHCDTNLRIEGTFSGEIVCSGTVTVGEQGTVRSSIHAEEVIIAGKVFGDVTAQRRLIMAETGQLQGNIQAQSLTIHEGSLINGSIEMHEQPAPDTAGGLDNSIADKANSRASAKQSTLEAG, encoded by the coding sequence ATGTGGAAGCGAGGACAATCGCTGGGGGCTTACAGGCCAACGGATTCATTGATTGGTCATGGGGGAACATTGGAGGGCAAGGTGCATTGTGATACCAACCTGCGGATTGAGGGGACCTTCAGCGGTGAGATTGTGTGCAGCGGCACGGTAACGGTAGGCGAGCAAGGAACCGTACGTTCCAGCATTCATGCAGAGGAAGTAATCATTGCGGGTAAAGTGTTCGGCGATGTAACGGCACAGCGGCGGCTGATTATGGCCGAAACCGGACAGCTGCAAGGTAATATTCAGGCACAGAGCCTTACCATTCACGAGGGCAGCCTGATTAACGGCTCCATTGAGATGCATGAACAGCCCGCCCCGGACACAGCGGGCGGGCTGGACAACTCTATAGCGGACAAGGCCAATTCACGGGCCTCCGCCAAGCAGAGCACGCTGGAAGCCGGTTAA
- a CDS encoding M23 family metallopeptidase encodes MKSQTDHNRITLLVVREAGRPVRQLQLSKPLALALPAVAVLSLSSLVTSMHFHASQSISQLEAEAAALTLTNLKMEMKVADKDQDLLQLRSQVTDLSEEAETIKDKLRSVSELEQQLQTLIDTSKGEVSGDSAASGTSASGSVDTDQMGGEYIAVHQQETLHLAQVTKDDFAEIRTLLDEMMNSITATITEAKEANEAKANLEAKKIQAEKQRLLPAVIWPTKSKVMTSSFGYRTDPFKGSSAFHSGIDIAGSIGDPVYAAMEGEVTAVDQQGARGKYIILKHPNGLETWYMHLSGMLVSPGDTVQKGEKIGLLGSTGRSTGPHLHFQVVKHNKTVNPLTYVKP; translated from the coding sequence ATGAAGAGTCAAACCGATCATAACCGGATCACACTGCTCGTCGTCAGGGAAGCCGGGCGTCCGGTCAGACAGCTTCAGCTATCCAAGCCGCTCGCTTTGGCCCTGCCGGCCGTAGCCGTTCTTTCTCTCTCCAGTCTGGTCACGTCCATGCATTTTCATGCCTCGCAGTCGATATCGCAGCTGGAAGCGGAGGCCGCTGCACTTACCCTTACCAATCTGAAGATGGAAATGAAGGTCGCAGACAAGGATCAGGATCTGCTGCAGCTGCGCAGTCAGGTTACCGATCTGTCGGAAGAGGCCGAAACGATCAAAGACAAGCTTCGAAGTGTCAGCGAGCTGGAACAGCAGCTCCAGACGCTGATTGACACCAGCAAGGGGGAGGTTTCGGGCGATTCGGCAGCCAGCGGAACTTCAGCCTCGGGCAGTGTGGATACAGATCAGATGGGCGGTGAGTATATCGCTGTTCACCAGCAGGAAACGCTGCATCTGGCACAAGTTACCAAGGACGACTTCGCAGAGATACGCACACTGCTGGACGAGATGATGAACAGCATTACCGCTACTATCACCGAGGCCAAGGAGGCCAACGAAGCCAAGGCCAACCTGGAGGCCAAGAAAATCCAGGCCGAGAAGCAGCGGCTGCTGCCTGCTGTCATCTGGCCGACTAAGTCCAAGGTAATGACCTCCAGCTTCGGCTACCGTACCGACCCCTTCAAGGGTTCCTCCGCTTTTCACTCTGGGATCGATATTGCCGGCAGCATCGGGGACCCTGTCTACGCCGCTATGGAAGGTGAAGTGACGGCTGTCGACCAGCAGGGAGCACGCGGCAAGTATATTATCCTGAAGCATCCGAACGGGCTGGAGACCTGGTATATGCATTTAAGCGGCATGCTCGTCTCCCCTGGCGACACCGTCCAGAAGGGAGAGAAGATTGGTCTCTTAGGCAGCACCGGACGCAGCACGGGCCCTCATCTTCATTTCCAGGTCGTCAAGCACAACAAGACAGTCAATCCGTTAACTTACGTCAAACCTTAA